One genomic segment of Alphaproteobacteria bacterium HT1-32 includes these proteins:
- a CDS encoding FAD-dependent oxidoreductase, protein MNSHARVVVIGGGVVGVSTLYHLAKKGWSDVVLLERKELTSGSTWHAAGLLPLFNMSYSVGQIHKYSVRFYKELQEETGQDVGFKTVSNIRLATNRDRMDEYYQYAGVAETIGVKVNFLTPDEVKEVWPLCNIEGIVGAIQHPDDGYIQPADLTQALAKGARSGGATIHRNTAVIAIERTSGGEWLVKTDKGDITCEHIVSATGNFARRTGAMVGLDIPVIPVEHQYIVTDAHPDIVARKEQGLPEMGVLRGSDGAWYMREERGGLILGPYEKGAPCCYLDGPNDNSEYELFQEDLERLEPHIEDAVNRVPAFGEVGVKQVYNGAICYTPDGSPIIGPAWDKPNFWLNEGHSFGITAAGGAGWQLAEWMVEGEPTIDMLGVDPRRYGDYATKSFLRKKNEEAYANVFTIHFPDEEREAGRPLRTAPCYDRLKALGAVFGQKFGWERANWFAPEGVPREDDWSFRRSKWFEHIGNECRNVAENVGLLDMSAFAKCRISGPGAEAFLDRLVANRLPKKIGRVGLCHALNSRGGVHSEFTIMREAEDSFYLVSAGAMQRLDHDWLHRHMPDDGSVRFDHLTSQYGVLVIAGPKARTLMERVSDTDFSTAAFPWLTGKWIDAGLAPTMALRVNFVGELGWELHHPIEYQNHIFDALMTAGADLGIRPFGIRAMDSMRMEKSYRLVGTEMSIEYAAYETGLDRFVHPDKGDFIGRDALMQWRERGFENAFVTLEVHDVTDADALGNNPIYQDGRLVGRATSGNYGFRVGKSLALAMVRPDLAIEGNRFDIRILDRMYKATLIAESPYDPENLRLRS, encoded by the coding sequence ATGAACAGTCACGCACGGGTCGTTGTCATCGGGGGCGGCGTTGTCGGGGTTTCCACCCTGTACCATCTGGCAAAAAAGGGCTGGTCGGATGTGGTGCTGCTGGAGCGCAAGGAACTGACGTCTGGTTCGACCTGGCATGCGGCGGGCCTGCTGCCGTTGTTCAATATGTCCTATTCAGTCGGTCAGATTCACAAATATTCGGTCCGCTTCTACAAGGAATTGCAGGAAGAAACCGGCCAGGACGTTGGCTTCAAGACGGTTTCCAACATTCGGCTGGCAACCAACCGTGACCGGATGGATGAATATTATCAATATGCCGGCGTGGCGGAGACAATTGGCGTGAAGGTGAATTTCCTGACCCCGGACGAGGTGAAGGAAGTCTGGCCGCTTTGTAATATCGAGGGAATTGTCGGGGCGATCCAGCATCCGGATGACGGCTATATTCAGCCGGCAGACCTGACACAGGCGCTGGCGAAGGGCGCAAGGTCAGGGGGGGCGACCATCCACCGGAACACGGCGGTCATCGCCATCGAGCGTACATCGGGCGGTGAATGGCTGGTGAAGACCGACAAGGGCGACATCACCTGCGAGCATATCGTCTCGGCGACCGGCAATTTCGCCCGGCGCACGGGGGCCATGGTCGGCCTCGATATTCCGGTCATCCCGGTTGAACACCAGTATATCGTTACCGATGCCCATCCGGATATTGTTGCCCGCAAGGAACAGGGCCTGCCGGAGATGGGTGTGCTGCGCGGCTCCGACGGGGCCTGGTATATGCGCGAGGAACGGGGTGGGCTGATCTTGGGGCCTTACGAAAAAGGAGCGCCCTGCTGTTATCTCGACGGGCCGAATGACAATTCGGAATATGAGCTGTTTCAGGAAGACCTGGAGCGGCTGGAACCGCATATCGAGGATGCGGTCAACCGGGTTCCGGCGTTCGGCGAGGTTGGTGTCAAGCAGGTCTATAACGGTGCGATCTGCTACACACCGGATGGCAGCCCGATCATCGGCCCGGCCTGGGACAAACCGAACTTCTGGCTGAACGAAGGCCACAGTTTCGGCATTACCGCTGCCGGTGGTGCCGGATGGCAGCTGGCGGAATGGATGGTTGAGGGAGAACCGACCATCGATATGCTGGGCGTCGATCCGCGTCGCTATGGTGACTATGCGACGAAAAGCTTCCTGCGGAAAAAGAACGAGGAGGCTTACGCGAATGTCTTCACCATTCATTTCCCGGATGAGGAGCGCGAGGCCGGACGGCCCTTGCGCACGGCCCCCTGCTATGACCGCCTGAAGGCGCTGGGGGCGGTATTCGGCCAGAAATTCGGCTGGGAGCGGGCAAACTGGTTCGCGCCGGAAGGTGTGCCGAGAGAAGATGACTGGTCGTTCCGCCGCTCAAAATGGTTTGAGCATATCGGTAATGAATGCCGCAATGTGGCGGAGAATGTCGGTCTGCTGGATATGTCTGCCTTTGCGAAATGCCGGATTTCCGGTCCGGGGGCGGAAGCATTTCTGGATCGCCTGGTGGCCAACCGGCTGCCAAAGAAAATCGGCCGGGTGGGTCTCTGCCATGCCCTGAACAGCCGTGGCGGCGTACATTCCGAATTCACCATCATGCGGGAAGCGGAAGACAGCTTCTATCTTGTTTCGGCGGGGGCGATGCAGCGGCTCGACCATGACTGGCTGCACAGGCATATGCCGGATGACGGCAGCGTGCGGTTTGATCATCTGACCAGTCAGTATGGCGTGCTGGTGATCGCCGGACCAAAAGCCCGGACCCTGATGGAGCGTGTTTCCGACACGGATTTCTCAACGGCGGCCTTTCCCTGGCTGACCGGAAAGTGGATTGATGCCGGGCTGGCACCGACAATGGCGCTGCGCGTGAACTTCGTCGGGGAACTGGGCTGGGAACTGCATCATCCCATCGAATATCAGAACCATATCTTCGATGCCCTGATGACTGCCGGTGCCGATCTCGGAATCAGGCCGTTTGGCATTCGCGCCATGGACAGCATGCGGATGGAAAAGTCCTACCGTCTGGTCGGCACGGAAATGTCGATTGAATATGCGGCTTATGAAACCGGTCTCGACCGGTTCGTGCATCCGGACAAGGGTGACTTCATTGGTCGTGACGCGCTGATGCAGTGGCGTGAACGCGGGTTTGAAAATGCCTTCGTGACGCTGGAGGTGCATGATGTCACGGACGCGGATGCGCTGGGGAACAATCCGATCTATCAGGACGGCAGGCTGGTTGGCCGGGCGACCAGCGGAAATTATGGCTTCCGGGTTGGCAAGTCGCTTGCGCTGGCGATGGTGCGGCCGGATCTGGCCATTGAAGGCAACCGATTTGATATCCGCATTCTGGACAGGATGTACAAGGCAACCCTGATTGCTGAAAGCCCTTACGACCCGGAGAATCTCAGACTGCGCAGCTAG
- a CDS encoding DUF1232 domain-containing protein has translation MVSPGGRHGTSIRKIRRTTCRLRGGKVKDLAMIDILRQSAAICVRHIKELADQDFDPGIVRRVFETLSDEDAREIRSLIIALTELIGPLGDYVEDATNLPEDRLLAASAFNYLIMPFDLIPENEFGIIGYLDDAIYSFLVLDRLTEPSDSLRAIVASNRGTLDATCTMLPDWFMEAVERSITQTCDQLRHQIGSLAS, from the coding sequence ATGGTCAGCCCTGGTGGGCGACATGGAACGTCTATCCGCAAAATACGAAGAACGACTTGCCGCTTACGAGGCGGAAAAGTGAAGGATCTGGCCATGATTGATATTCTGAGACAAAGCGCAGCCATCTGCGTAAGGCACATTAAGGAACTCGCAGATCAGGATTTTGACCCGGGGATTGTCAGGCGCGTCTTTGAAACCCTTTCGGATGAAGACGCCCGTGAAATCCGGTCTCTGATTATTGCCCTGACCGAACTGATCGGGCCGCTTGGCGACTATGTTGAAGATGCCACCAACCTGCCGGAAGACAGACTTCTGGCCGCATCGGCCTTCAATTACCTGATTATGCCTTTCGATCTGATCCCGGAAAATGAATTCGGCATTATCGGCTATCTTGATGACGCCATTTATTCGTTCCTCGTTCTGGACCGGCTGACCGAACCCTCAGACAGCCTCCGGGCGATTGTTGCCAGTAACCGCGGAACACTGGATGCAACCTGCACCATGTTGCCGGACTGGTTCATGGAAGCGGTCGAGCGGTCAATCACCCAGACCTGTGACCAGCTGCGCCATCAGATCGGCAGTCTCGCATCGTGA
- a CDS encoding aspartate dehydrogenase, protein MTVAIGGLGAIGMKVARVLDQGGIPGCRLVAVAASDPKRAAERVADFTTPPEVTDLAGLADKADIIVESVPARLFPEIGRPALEAGKIFMPLSVGALLDHMELVDLAKKTGGRIHVPSGALLGLDAVRGASEGEVFSVTMETRKPPRGLKGAPYIEQNKIDLDAIKEPTVIFEGSAREAVRGFPANVNVAVALSLAGIGPDKTTIRLYADPTVDRNTHTITVDADSTRFTMKIEGVPSPENPATGKLTPLSVIAALRGIVSPLHIGS, encoded by the coding sequence ATGACGGTTGCAATTGGCGGCCTGGGGGCAATCGGGATGAAAGTTGCCCGGGTACTGGATCAGGGTGGTATTCCCGGTTGCCGGCTGGTTGCCGTCGCCGCCAGCGACCCGAAACGGGCCGCAGAACGGGTCGCTGACTTCACAACACCGCCTGAAGTAACCGACCTCGCCGGGCTGGCAGACAAGGCTGATATCATCGTCGAGTCCGTACCCGCACGTCTGTTCCCGGAAATCGGCCGACCCGCACTGGAAGCCGGGAAAATCTTCATGCCGCTCAGCGTCGGTGCCCTGCTGGATCACATGGAACTGGTCGATCTGGCGAAAAAAACCGGCGGGCGCATCCATGTCCCGAGCGGCGCGCTGCTGGGGCTGGATGCCGTGCGCGGTGCCTCCGAAGGTGAAGTTTTCTCCGTCACAATGGAGACCCGTAAACCGCCCCGTGGCCTGAAAGGCGCACCCTACATCGAACAGAACAAGATCGATCTGGACGCAATCAAGGAACCGACAGTGATCTTTGAAGGATCAGCGCGTGAAGCCGTTCGCGGTTTCCCGGCAAACGTCAATGTTGCGGTTGCGCTCAGCCTTGCCGGCATTGGGCCCGACAAGACAACCATTCGCCTGTACGCAGACCCTACCGTCGACCGGAACACCCACACCATCACCGTTGATGCCGATTCAACCCGGTTCACCATGAAGATCGAGGGCGTACCGTCACCGGAAAATCCCGCAACCGGCAAGCTGACACCGCTGAGTGTCATTGCCGCCCTGCGCGGTATTGTCTCGCCCCTGCATATCGGTTCCTGA
- a CDS encoding tripartite tricarboxylate transporter substrate binding protein yields the protein MLRKTLIAATAALTLTGLGATTAGAADLSCGTAKLIVPWGAGGGTDIIFRIFVEEVNKDGKSPQLQVVNAPGQGGNKGAKEARKANPDGCTLFAIHQSAITSFFTGRVDFTWDAFESISLLTRTPAIIGASKNVPYDDIGGLVKAAKDAPGTILAGGTLGSTSHFVFLLLEDATGAKFKHVSYDGTRERMTALLADNIKLGEINLASAKKYIQTSELKALGITTEERNPEIPGVKTLKEQGYDLVYGTDRGVMAPKGTPADVIAMWGERFVTACKSPAIKKQMEAKGSLTFCTTPEETAKYWQDTYTKWEKLAINVGLYKK from the coding sequence ATGTTACGTAAAACACTTATCGCGGCGACAGCTGCACTGACCCTCACCGGCCTTGGCGCGACGACAGCCGGGGCTGCTGACCTGTCTTGTGGCACGGCCAAGCTGATTGTGCCCTGGGGTGCAGGTGGTGGTACCGACATCATTTTCCGCATTTTCGTCGAAGAAGTGAACAAGGACGGAAAGTCACCGCAGCTTCAGGTCGTCAATGCCCCCGGTCAGGGCGGCAACAAGGGCGCGAAGGAAGCCCGGAAAGCAAATCCCGATGGCTGCACGCTGTTCGCCATTCATCAGAGCGCAATTACCAGTTTCTTCACCGGTCGTGTTGACTTCACCTGGGATGCGTTCGAGTCGATTTCGCTGCTGACACGGACACCGGCCATTATCGGTGCGTCGAAGAATGTGCCTTATGATGATATCGGTGGTCTCGTTAAAGCGGCGAAAGATGCTCCGGGAACGATTCTTGCCGGTGGCACGCTGGGGTCGACCAGCCACTTTGTCTTCCTGCTGCTGGAAGATGCGACGGGCGCAAAGTTCAAGCATGTCTCCTATGATGGCACGCGTGAGCGGATGACGGCTCTGCTGGCTGACAATATCAAGCTGGGTGAAATCAACCTTGCCTCGGCAAAGAAGTATATCCAGACCAGTGAACTGAAGGCGCTGGGCATCACCACCGAAGAACGCAATCCGGAAATCCCCGGCGTCAAGACGCTGAAGGAACAGGGCTATGACCTGGTCTATGGTACCGACCGTGGCGTCATGGCACCGAAAGGTACCCCGGCAGACGTGATCGCCATGTGGGGCGAGCGCTTTGTTACGGCCTGCAAAAGCCCGGCCATCAAGAAGCAGATGGAAGCCAAGGGTTCGCTGACTTTCTGCACAACCCCGGAAGAGACGGCAAAATACTGGCAGGACACCTACACAAAGTGGGAAAAACTGGCCATCAATGTCGGCCTGTACAAGAAATAA
- a CDS encoding Tat pathway signal protein — protein MWIENVLGAADAVFQIKNILLMTVGVLAGLIAGAIPGFTITMAVVLTLPFTFALSPIEGLSTMIGVFVGGLSGGLMSGVLTGIPGTPSSVATTFDGFPMARNGRPGLALGIGVWSSFAGGIISAIMLMSLAPQLAKIGLEFGPNDYVSLVLFALTITASLAGEQLLKGMIAGLVGLLLATIGEDSVNGIERLSFGMEFLESGFAFLPVLVGLFAFSQLMTDVADREGARGRLMDAGAKSVRVEHLAAVKAIVKDWAHLIRSSLIGAFTGILPAAGGSISNILAYDQAKKADKNPEKFGTGVPAGIIASESANNATAGGALITMMALGIPGDIVTAVMLGALLIHDVVPSPSFIGDQPKLAYGIFIAFFFANFLMLAVQSVALRGFLLVTKARMYALASVILCFCAIGVFALHNSTFDIWTLFIFGILGYVMRLLGFPLAPMILGVVLGPIAEVWLNRAVSSDADPTLYFTRPWSLFFILIACFSIAFPWYQKAKQAGHSWANIFIPALCAVLSIPLFMMEGTVRPIVGGGLILVAIWIFVKQRRVAA, from the coding sequence ATGTGGATTGAAAACGTACTTGGTGCTGCTGACGCAGTCTTCCAGATCAAGAATATATTGCTGATGACCGTCGGTGTGCTGGCGGGCCTCATCGCCGGTGCCATTCCCGGCTTCACCATTACCATGGCGGTGGTACTGACCCTGCCCTTCACCTTTGCGCTCTCGCCGATTGAGGGCCTGTCGACCATGATCGGGGTTTTCGTCGGTGGTCTTTCCGGCGGCCTGATGTCCGGTGTGCTGACGGGTATTCCCGGCACACCATCCTCTGTTGCGACGACCTTCGATGGTTTCCCGATGGCCCGCAACGGTCGTCCGGGGCTGGCGCTGGGAATCGGTGTCTGGTCGTCATTTGCGGGGGGAATCATTTCCGCCATCATGCTGATGTCGCTGGCACCGCAACTGGCAAAGATCGGGCTGGAATTCGGACCTAACGATTATGTGTCGCTGGTCCTGTTTGCCCTGACCATCACGGCATCGCTGGCTGGCGAACAGTTGCTGAAGGGCATGATTGCCGGACTGGTGGGCCTGTTGCTGGCAACCATAGGCGAGGATTCGGTCAATGGCATCGAGCGGCTGAGTTTCGGTATGGAATTTCTGGAAAGCGGTTTTGCTTTCCTGCCGGTGCTGGTTGGCCTGTTCGCCTTCAGCCAGCTGATGACGGATGTTGCCGACAGGGAGGGAGCCCGTGGCCGCCTGATGGATGCCGGTGCAAAGTCGGTACGGGTTGAACATCTCGCAGCGGTCAAGGCGATCGTGAAAGACTGGGCGCATCTGATCCGCTCATCCCTGATTGGTGCTTTCACAGGTATTCTGCCTGCAGCAGGGGGCTCGATTTCCAATATTCTTGCCTATGATCAGGCAAAGAAGGCGGACAAGAACCCGGAGAAATTCGGCACCGGCGTTCCGGCCGGTATCATCGCGTCGGAAAGTGCAAACAACGCCACGGCGGGCGGTGCGCTGATCACCATGATGGCACTGGGTATTCCCGGAGACATCGTCACCGCGGTGATGCTCGGTGCCCTGCTGATCCATGACGTTGTGCCGAGCCCGAGCTTTATCGGCGATCAGCCGAAGCTGGCTTATGGTATCTTTATCGCCTTCTTCTTTGCCAACTTCCTGATGCTGGCGGTGCAGTCTGTGGCCCTGCGCGGCTTCCTGCTGGTGACGAAAGCCCGGATGTACGCGCTGGCGTCAGTTATTCTGTGCTTCTGCGCGATCGGGGTGTTCGCGCTGCATAACTCGACCTTTGATATCTGGACATTGTTCATCTTCGGTATCCTCGGCTATGTCATGCGCCTGCTGGGCTTCCCGCTGGCACCGATGATTCTGGGTGTGGTGCTGGGGCCGATTGCCGAGGTCTGGCTGAATCGTGCGGTCTCGTCGGATGCTGACCCGACGCTCTATTTCACCCGCCCGTGGTCGCTGTTCTTTATCCTCATTGCCTGTTTCTCCATCGCCTTCCCCTGGTATCAGAAGGCGAAACAGGCCGGTCACAGCTGGGCTAATATCTTCATTCCCGCTTTGTGTGCGGTATTGTCGATACCACTGTTCATGATGGAGGGAACGGTCCGCCCGATTGTCGGCGGCGGCCTGATCCTTGTGGCGATCTGGATTTTTGTGAAACAGCGCAGGGTGGCGGCCTGA
- the ccmI gene encoding c-type cytochrome biogenesis protein CcmI, which translates to MLWFYAALMTLAVIVLILWPLLRPTRRSIDRADYDLAIYRDQLDEVDRDLARGVIDAEQAEAARTEIKRRILAADAERNAISTTARRPALAGAILIALILPIGAVAVYLPLGNPDLPAQPLTERREAAAKAAGAGSSLEFKDAIEQLRQRLLEDPESAEGWTLLARSLAAMKRHAESVPAFRRARELSPDNVGLMTDFGETLMIIHNGEVTEEALQLFLQVLEKSPDHPAAVYYVGLSSVQKGMVTEGMARWAALARKAPPGAEWLPFLEDQMRQLAANSDATLPDDMTAPATGGPTREQMEAAQEMTPEERLEMIRSMVDGLEARLKDEPDDLAGWQRLARAWRVLGETAKAEIAEQRIRELQQSRP; encoded by the coding sequence ATGTTGTGGTTCTATGCCGCCCTGATGACACTGGCCGTCATCGTCCTCATCCTCTGGCCGTTGCTGCGCCCGACTCGCCGTAGCATCGACCGCGCCGACTATGATCTGGCGATCTATCGTGACCAGCTGGACGAGGTTGACCGCGATCTCGCACGCGGTGTCATCGACGCCGAACAGGCAGAAGCCGCCCGTACTGAAATCAAACGGCGAATTCTGGCCGCTGATGCTGAACGCAACGCCATCAGCACCACCGCCCGCCGTCCGGCACTGGCCGGGGCGATCCTGATTGCCCTGATTTTACCCATCGGGGCAGTCGCAGTCTATCTGCCCCTCGGCAATCCCGATCTGCCAGCCCAGCCACTCACCGAGCGACGGGAAGCCGCTGCCAAAGCGGCGGGGGCCGGATCTTCCCTGGAGTTTAAAGACGCCATAGAACAGCTCCGCCAGCGGCTGCTCGAAGATCCTGAAAGCGCAGAAGGCTGGACCTTGCTGGCCCGTTCCCTGGCGGCCATGAAGCGCCATGCCGAATCTGTTCCCGCCTTCCGTCGTGCCCGTGAATTATCGCCGGACAATGTCGGGCTGATGACCGATTTCGGCGAAACCCTGATGATCATCCATAATGGTGAGGTGACGGAAGAAGCCTTGCAGCTGTTCCTGCAGGTGCTTGAAAAAAGCCCTGACCATCCTGCCGCTGTCTATTATGTCGGCCTGTCATCGGTCCAGAAAGGCATGGTGACAGAAGGCATGGCGCGCTGGGCTGCCCTTGCCCGCAAGGCGCCGCCGGGTGCTGAATGGCTGCCCTTTCTGGAAGACCAGATGCGCCAGCTGGCCGCGAACAGTGATGCAACGCTGCCGGACGACATGACCGCACCGGCCACCGGTGGACCCACCCGCGAACAGATGGAAGCCGCGCAGGAAATGACGCCGGAAGAGCGGCTGGAAATGATCCGCTCCATGGTCGACGGTCTTGAAGCCCGCCTGAAAGACGAGCCCGACGACCTGGCCGGATGGCAACGCCTCGCCCGGGCGTGGCGCGTCCTGGGCGAAACGGCCAAGGCTGAAATCGCCGAACAGCGCATCCGGGAACTTCAGCAGAGCCGGCCGTAA
- a CDS encoding cytochrome c-type biogenesis protein CcmH, producing the protein MNRWLLIALALLMASPALAVMPDEVLDDPALEARAREVSKELRCLVCQNQSIDDSNADLARDLRVLVRERLVAGDSNDQALDFIVARYGDYVLLKPPVQANTLVLWAGPVVIFLIAGGILLIRVRRKTPLSSAPPSLTADEEARVLRALDPEKQERD; encoded by the coding sequence ATGAACCGCTGGCTGCTGATCGCATTGGCCCTGCTGATGGCCTCTCCTGCCCTTGCTGTCATGCCGGATGAGGTTCTGGATGATCCTGCACTGGAAGCCCGCGCGCGGGAGGTCTCGAAAGAGCTTCGCTGTCTGGTCTGTCAGAACCAGTCCATTGATGACTCGAACGCTGATCTGGCCCGCGATCTGCGGGTGCTGGTGAGGGAGCGTCTTGTCGCCGGGGACAGCAACGATCAGGCGCTTGATTTCATCGTTGCCCGTTACGGTGATTATGTGCTGCTGAAGCCACCCGTTCAGGCCAATACGCTGGTGCTGTGGGCCGGGCCGGTTGTGATTTTCCTGATCGCCGGCGGCATTCTGCTGATCCGGGTCCGGCGCAAAACACCCCTGTCTTCAGCCCCGCCTTCTCTGACAGCAGACGAGGAGGCCCGCGTGCTGCGGGCACTCGACCCCGAAAAACAGGAACGGGATTAG
- a CDS encoding DsbE family thiol:disulfide interchange protein, with protein MRKFLYFIPALIMAGLGAAFYLQLGKDASVVPSALIDQPAPEFSLGPIEGHDRPGLASADFAGQVTVVNVFASWCVPCRAEHPLVTELAKRDDIQVTGLNYKDKPADARRWLAELGDPYDRIGADQTGRVGIDFGVYGVPETFVIDRNGVIRFKHVGPLTEEHVRKSILPAIEALQK; from the coding sequence ATGCGTAAATTTCTGTATTTCATCCCGGCCCTGATCATGGCTGGTCTTGGCGCGGCCTTTTATCTGCAACTGGGCAAGGATGCCTCTGTCGTTCCCTCGGCCCTGATCGATCAGCCCGCCCCTGAATTTTCCCTTGGTCCGATCGAGGGGCATGACAGACCGGGCCTCGCTTCCGCTGACTTTGCCGGCCAGGTAACAGTCGTCAACGTCTTTGCCTCATGGTGTGTGCCCTGCCGGGCAGAACATCCGCTGGTGACGGAACTGGCAAAGCGCGACGATATTCAGGTCACAGGCCTGAACTACAAGGACAAGCCCGCAGATGCCCGTCGCTGGCTGGCAGAACTGGGAGACCCGTATGACCGCATCGGGGCCGACCAGACCGGACGGGTCGGCATTGATTTCGGAGTCTATGGTGTGCCCGAAACCTTTGTGATCGACCGTAACGGCGTGATCCGCTTCAAGCATGTCGGACCCCTGACCGAAGAACATGTCCGGAAATCAATCCTGCCCGCTATTGAGGCATTGCAGAAATGA
- a CDS encoding heme lyase CcmF/NrfE family subunit produces the protein MIPELGNFALALSLVVSVVMTGSGLIGAQRGNAAWMVAARPAAIALFGLSAIAFAALTWAFVVSDFSVANVAANSHSLKPMLYKVAGVWGNHEGSMLLWVLMLSLFGAAVAVLGDNLPPGLRARVLGVQGGIAFGFLLFILLTSNPFDRLDPAPLDGQGLNPLLQDPGLAFHPPMLYLGYVGLSVTFCFAIAALIEGKVDAAWARWVRPWTLAAWSSLTLGIALGSWWAYYELGWGGWWFWDPVENASFMPWLAATALLHSAIVVEKRDALKTWTVLLAIIAFSFSLLGTFLVRSGVLTSVHAFATDPARGLYILLFLLTVIGGSLTLFAIRAPAMKSGGLFAPVSREGALVLNNLLLSTALATVLLGTLYPLFLEVVSGDKVSVGPPFFNATFVPLMIPLLIAMAAGPLMGWKRGDLAGVLSRLKVAGIAVGFAIVIAWWAQSDGPPLALLGIALAAWLFVGTLVEFSERTRLFRIPFSASLRRAAGLPRSAWGLLLGHAGVAILVAGVTGSSAWTVEKIQAMAVGETIDVAGYSFTLDGVSEGQGPNYQYRRAAFTVRHDGKVYDILEPEKRFFPVEQNETTEAAIRTTFLGDLYAVIGDATPQGKWVTRIYFNPLVPWIWAGCLIMVAGGLVSLSDRRLRIGAPQRRRNTPSPTPAPAE, from the coding sequence ATGATCCCTGAACTTGGTAATTTCGCCCTGGCACTGTCGCTGGTTGTCTCCGTGGTCATGACCGGGTCCGGTCTGATCGGTGCCCAGCGTGGCAATGCGGCCTGGATGGTTGCGGCCCGCCCTGCCGCCATTGCCCTGTTTGGCCTGTCGGCTATCGCCTTTGCCGCCCTGACCTGGGCCTTTGTCGTCTCCGACTTTTCGGTCGCCAATGTCGCCGCCAATTCGCACAGCCTGAAACCGATGCTCTACAAGGTTGCCGGAGTCTGGGGCAATCATGAAGGCTCGATGCTGCTCTGGGTACTGATGCTGTCCCTGTTCGGTGCGGCGGTTGCCGTGCTGGGGGATAATCTGCCGCCCGGCCTGCGGGCAAGGGTGCTGGGCGTACAGGGGGGGATTGCCTTCGGATTTCTGTTATTCATCCTGCTGACCTCGAACCCGTTTGACCGGCTTGACCCGGCCCCGCTGGATGGTCAGGGGCTGAACCCGCTGTTGCAGGATCCGGGCCTCGCCTTTCATCCGCCGATGCTCTATCTCGGCTATGTCGGCCTGTCCGTGACCTTCTGTTTCGCCATTGCCGCCCTGATTGAGGGCAAGGTGGATGCCGCCTGGGCACGTTGGGTCCGGCCCTGGACACTGGCCGCATGGTCATCGCTGACCCTCGGTATCGCGCTTGGCAGCTGGTGGGCCTATTACGAACTCGGCTGGGGTGGCTGGTGGTTCTGGGATCCGGTGGAAAATGCCTCCTTCATGCCCTGGCTGGCGGCAACTGCCCTGCTGCATTCCGCGATTGTGGTGGAAAAGCGTGACGCGCTGAAAACCTGGACTGTGCTGCTGGCGATCATCGCCTTTTCCTTCAGCCTGCTGGGGACATTCCTCGTCCGCTCCGGGGTGCTGACCTCGGTTCATGCCTTTGCCACCGATCCGGCACGGGGGCTCTATATCCTGCTGTTCCTGCTGACCGTCATCGGCGGATCACTGACCCTGTTCGCCATCCGCGCCCCCGCCATGAAAAGTGGCGGTCTGTTTGCGCCGGTCAGTCGCGAAGGGGCGCTGGTGCTGAACAATCTGCTGCTGTCCACCGCCCTGGCGACGGTGCTGCTGGGGACACTCTATCCGCTGTTTCTGGAAGTGGTCAGCGGCGACAAGGTTTCCGTCGGCCCGCCCTTCTTCAATGCCACCTTTGTTCCGCTGATGATTCCCCTGCTCATCGCCATGGCCGCAGGGCCGCTGATGGGCTGGAAACGGGGCGATCTCGCCGGGGTTCTGTCCCGCCTGAAAGTCGCCGGCATTGCCGTGGGCTTCGCCATTGTCATCGCCTGGTGGGCGCAATCTGACGGGCCGCCGCTGGCGCTGCTGGGTATTGCCTTAGCCGCATGGCTGTTTGTCGGAACACTGGTCGAGTTCTCAGAACGAACCAGACTTTTCCGCATCCCATTCAGCGCCAGTCTTCGCCGGGCAGCGGGCCTGCCCCGGTCCGCCTGGGGGCTGCTGCTCGGTCATGCCGGCGTTGCCATTCTGGTTGCCGGTGTCACCGGGTCATCCGCCTGGACGGTTGAGAAAATTCAGGCCATGGCTGTCGGCGAAACCATTGATGTCGCAGGCTACAGCTTCACACTGGACGGCGTTTCCGAAGGACAGGGGCCAAACTATCAGTATCGCCGGGCCGCCTTCACGGTGCGTCATGACGGCAAGGTCTATGATATACTGGAGCCGGAAAAACGCTTCTTCCCCGTCGAGCAGAACGAGACGACGGAAGCCGCCATCCGCACCACCTTCCTTGGTGATCTCTATGCGGTCATCGGTGATGCAACACCGCAGGGAAAATGGGTCACACGGATTTATTTCAATCCGCTGGTACCCTGGATATGGGCGGGTTGCCTGATCATGGTTGCCGGTGGTCTGGTCTCGCTGTCGGACCGTCGCCTGCGGATCGGTGCTCCACAACGCCGGCGCAACACACCGTCACCAACTCCGGCCCCGGCGGAATAA